AACGTTGGCGAGGAAGTCTGCACGCGATGCATCTACGACGGCATCAGGACGATAGGCGGGAACGACGCGGCCATCCCAGCCTGACTTCAAGATCGCATAGTGCGCAGCAAGTTCATCAGTCGCTGCATCGGTCGTCGATATGACTTCGATGCCAAATTGTTTGTAGAGCGCCCGAGGACGCAGGGAGGGTTGCGTCAGGCGCTCTGCAATCCGGTCATAAAGCGCCTCTGCATTCTTCTCGTCAAGCCGCTCCTCAATGCCGAAAACCGTTTCCAGAGCATGCTCGAACCAGAGGCGGGAGGGTGTCCCCCGAAACAGATAGAAGTGCTTCGCAAACAGCTGCCATATCTTGCGGCCGTCAACTTCCACCGGCCCGCCATCCTGACGTGGTACGCCTAGATCTTCGAGCCTCACACCCTGCGAGTAGAGCATGCGAAAAATATAGTGATCTGGTTTGACGAACAGGCTGGCCGGGTCCGGAAAAGCCTCGTCATTGGCATACCAAAGGGGGTCAGTGTGACCATGCGGCGAGATGATCGGCAGCCTCTCGATCACGCTGAACAGACGGCGGGCAATTCCTCGTGCATCGGGCTCGATCGGGAAAAGTCGGTCAGGATGAAGTGCCATTATGCGTCCTTGCTACCATCGTTCGTGTGCCTTGCCCTGGATCCCAGGTCGTCATGGCAGTTTATGATGGCAGTCGTCCCGTTTGTGAACATCGATAACGATGATCTTGGCGAACAGTAAATAATAATATATTAGTATGTCAACCGAAACTATGCTTACGATATCGTCGCATAACGGCGGTCTCGGACTATGAATTCAAATGGAATTCCATCATTCAATAGATCGGATGATCTGTGAATATGGAAAATGGAGCACTGCAATGACAGCAGAGAACCAGGGAGAAAAAGGCTTAGCCATTGCAGCGCCGCCCGAGGCGCAAACGTCAGGTGTCAATCGCGGTGCGCGCCCCGGAGCGCGCGGGGCACCAGCCGGGCGGATGACCACTGCCACCGCAATTTACCGAGAACTCCACGCAGCCATCGTATCGATGGAAATGACACCGGGAACGGCCCTCAACGAGAAGGTCCTGACCGAACGGTTCGGCGTCAGTCGCACGCCGGTGCGCGAGGCGTTGATCCGCCTGGTTGAAGACGGACTTGTCGATGTCTTTCCGCAATCAGGAACATTTGTTGCCCGTATTCCTGTTGCGCTGATCCCCGAGGCCGTCGTGATCCGCCAGGCGCTCGAGGGAGCAACAGTGGAGCGTGCAGCGGCGGTCGCAACGGCCAAGGATGTCGAATGGCTTGATGAAATCCTCGCCCGCCAGCGCTTCTTTGCTGATCGTCAGAACACGAGCGCGTTTCACGAGGCCGACGAGGCCTTCCACGAAGCGATTGCCGGAATTTCCGGCCATCCCGGCATCTGGCACTATCTCAAGCCGGTGAAAGTGCAGATCGATAGGGCGCGGCGCATGACGTTACCGGGTTTGGGCCGCATGGAGCATGTCCTGTCCGAGCATCAGATCATCCGTAATGCCATTGAAGCCCATGACGTGCCCGCCGCCTGTGCGGCGATGAAACAGCATCTGAACGCCGTCATCCCCGATATTGAAACCTTGAGAAAGAGCCATCCTGGATCATTTGTCTGATAGGGATTGGCGATGTAATTTGACGGAGGAATGAATGCGTCAGGCATGGCGATGGTTTGGCCCAAAAGCCGGTGTCTCACTCGATAATGTACGGCAGGCCGGCGCGACCGATATCGTTTCGGCGCTCCACGAAGTGCCCATCGGTGAAGCGTGGACAATAGCGCAGGTGCACGAGCGCAAATCACTGATTGAATCAACACCTGCAGGGCGGACGCCGCTGACCTGGTCGGTCGTCGAGAGCATTCCGATTCCTGATGCGGTGAAGCGCCTCGGCGGTGCTGCCAAGGATGAGATTGCCGCCTGGATCGCCAGCATGGAGGCAGTCGCGGCAAACGACATCAAGGTCATCTGCTATAACTTCATGCCTGTGGTCGACTGGTGCCGTACCGATCTCGACTATGTCACGCCGACCGGGTCGACGGCCATGCGCTTCGACCACAACGTCTTCGCTGTATTCGATTTGCACATCCTGCAGCGAAAGGGCGCCGAAAATGATTACTCAGAAGCTGACCGCGAGATTGCCAGCGACCTTTATAAAGCCATGGGCGCACCAGAAATCGCTGATCTTACGCGCAATATTGCCAGCGCGCTCCCTGGCTCGACCACTGAACCGCTGACCATACCGGCGTTCCGCGACAAGCTCGAAACCTATTCCGGCATCGATGCGAACCGGTTGCGTCAGCATCTGGTTGAATTCCTGGCGGCTGTGACACCGGTCGCCGAAAAGCTGGGTGTCAAGCTGACCCTGCATCCGGATGATCCGCCCCGTTCGCTCTTCGGCCTGCCGCGTATTGCCTCCACCGAGGTGGATTATGCGGCGCTGTTCGATGCGGTACCCTCGCCTGCAAATGGCATGTGCTTTTGTACAGGCAGTCTTGGTGTGCGGGCCGACAATGACCTGCCCGAGATCGCCAGGCGCTTTGCTTCGCGCATTCACTTCACCCATCTGCGGGCGACGACCCGCGAGGGTGATGGCCGCAGCTTCCACGAAGCAGCTCACCTCGAAGGCGACGTGGATATGGTCGCGGTGTTGCGCAAACTCCTCATCGAAGACCACAAGCGCGACAGGGCCAACAGCATTATTTTCCGCTCCGATCATGGGCACCGCATGCTCGACGATCTGAACAAGGACGTGACGCCCGGTTATCCGGCAATTGGTCGCCTGCGCGGTCTTGCCGAACTGCGCGGTATCATCCACGCTTTGGATGCCTCCGCGCTCGTATAATCCGGGCTGATTTTCTGGTTTTTAAAGCCCTGGTTTTCACGAGCCGGGGCTTTTCTACATCCGAAGGTACACCGATTTTTCTACGTATTCGCCAACATGCGGTCGCCGCTAAATAACTTTGTTAGAATTCATCACATTGTGGCCATATTCTCGGCCGTTGGCAGTCATACCGCATTTAACTGCAAGCATACGTCATCACTTTTTGAGTCATATT
This is a stretch of genomic DNA from Phyllobacterium zundukense. It encodes these proteins:
- a CDS encoding GntR family transcriptional regulator: MTAENQGEKGLAIAAPPEAQTSGVNRGARPGARGAPAGRMTTATAIYRELHAAIVSMEMTPGTALNEKVLTERFGVSRTPVREALIRLVEDGLVDVFPQSGTFVARIPVALIPEAVVIRQALEGATVERAAAVATAKDVEWLDEILARQRFFADRQNTSAFHEADEAFHEAIAGISGHPGIWHYLKPVKVQIDRARRMTLPGLGRMEHVLSEHQIIRNAIEAHDVPAACAAMKQHLNAVIPDIETLRKSHPGSFV
- the uxuA gene encoding mannonate dehydratase, whose translation is MRQAWRWFGPKAGVSLDNVRQAGATDIVSALHEVPIGEAWTIAQVHERKSLIESTPAGRTPLTWSVVESIPIPDAVKRLGGAAKDEIAAWIASMEAVAANDIKVICYNFMPVVDWCRTDLDYVTPTGSTAMRFDHNVFAVFDLHILQRKGAENDYSEADREIASDLYKAMGAPEIADLTRNIASALPGSTTEPLTIPAFRDKLETYSGIDANRLRQHLVEFLAAVTPVAEKLGVKLTLHPDDPPRSLFGLPRIASTEVDYAALFDAVPSPANGMCFCTGSLGVRADNDLPEIARRFASRIHFTHLRATTREGDGRSFHEAAHLEGDVDMVAVLRKLLIEDHKRDRANSIIFRSDHGHRMLDDLNKDVTPGYPAIGRLRGLAELRGIIHALDASALV